The Prevotella herbatica genome contains the following window.
GCTTCATGGAAATCAAACTTGCCTTTAGCTGGATCATACAATCCATTTTTCTCGGCAAACTCAATCAAATCGGATGATGCCATAAAGTTATCTTTGTCGTTAGGATCGTAATCACGATAACGACTTTGATTGCCGGTAACGAAATAACGGTCTGCCGGCATGCGGCAAGCAAGCCAACGATGACCGCAGGCATTCTCAAGATACCAAGTTTCCTTGTCGTCTATGAAGCCGATAGCGAAACCTTCTGCCGAACCGTATTCCTCTATCAGTTTAGAAAGACGTTCAACGCCTTCACGAGCTGTATGGATATAAGGCAAAACAATGTTGTATGTGCAGTTTTCAGCGAGTCCGTTTTCTACATAAGGATCGAAAGACAACGCACGGTCACTACTAAAGATGGTCTCTGTGCTGCTCATTCCAACACCAGCTGTGTTGTAGCCAGCACTTCCCCACTCTCCAGGGAACTGATAATCAGGCAAGGCTGTATAGCCCAAAGCCTTAGAAGGCAACGGACAGCGGAACTTGCTATCTTTAGCAATAAATTCAGAAGGTCCAAAAAGAGTGTCTTCATGGACTTCGAAATTGATTGCCATCATAGCATCAAAATCACTAGAACGCGCTAATATGCGTGATCCATCGGCTGTCATTCTGTTTCCTACTATGATAGTAGTACATTCAGAAGGCAATTTCTTGATTTCTTTCATATCATTATAATTTTAATACTCTATCTGGTTAGCAACCATTTTCTGGGTATCCCAAGGAGCAGGTGCACCACCAAGATATTTATGGAACCACTCAAGATGAGCATTGTAATATACAGGCATTGAATAAAGATTACTTGGCCAATGTCCGTCATTCTTAAATACGATTAAGCGAGAAGGAATGCCCAACGTCTGAAGAGTGTTGAAATATTGTAGACTCTGTGTGTATGGCACACGATAGTCTTTCTCTCCAGTGATAATCAATGTAGGTGTCTTGAAATTAGAAACATACTCTGATGGAGAGAACTTCTTATATTGATCTGAGTTCCAAGGCTGCCCCTTTAAATCAAAGTTAGGGAACCAAAGTTCCTCTGTTGCACCCCACATAGAACGCAGGTCATAAAGTCCCATCATTGAAGCAAGACACTTGAAAGGATGCTTGTTTGCCTGCAACCAGTTCATGAAGTAACCACCATAAGACCATCCCATGGCGCCCATACGGGTAGAGTCAACATATTCTAATTTAGCAAGAGCGTCTGTAACCTTCATAACGTCTACATAAGGAGCGCCACCGAAGTCTCCGCTTATGGCACGGCAGAAAGCCTGTCCACGACCTGTTGATCCATGAGGATTAGGATATGCAACAACATAGCCTGAACCTGGATATACCTGCCAGTCGCCACGGAAGCTATCCATCCACTGCATCTGTGGACCACCATGAACATTGACTATCAAAGGATATTTCTTTCCAGCTTCAAAACCATGAGGCTTCACGATAAACACTTCTACATCATCACCATTGGCACCCTTTACCCACATTGTTTCAGATGGACGGATGTCAACTTCCTGCTCTAATTCTTTATTAAGGAATGTAAGCTGACGCTCCTTAGTTCCATTAGCAACAGAAGTGTACAAAGAATTTGGCTTACCAGTTCTAGAATATGTATAATAGAAATTGCCCTTTGCATCGAAATCAAAGTCGCCAATAGCACGATTGCCTATTACCTTATTGATTTTATGGCTCTTCACATTGACTTTGAACAAAGGTTCATAGCCAGTTTCCTCACCCAAGAAAAAGATATTCTTGCTGTCAGGGCTCCATTTAAAATCATCAACCCAGTTATCAAAACTCTCTGTGAGAACAGTCTTTTCACCAGTCTGACGGTTAATCAAAGCAAGCAGGAATCTATCTGATTCATATCCAGGAATGCGCTGCATGCGATAAGCAATATATTTGCCATCAGGAGAATAGACTGGAGTTCCGTCCCATGCCTCATTCTCAGCGGTAAGGCATTTAACTTCACCACCCTTTACAGGAACAGTCCAAAGATTGCAGTTGGTATTTGCTTCCTGATGCTGAGTGCGATTGCTTACAAAGCAGATTTCCTTGCTATCAGGAGAGAAATTGAAGCCAACACCTCCACCTGGCATGAAAACAGGAGATACCCATTCACCAGGAGTAACATCAGTATAAGTCTTATCTTTCAAGTCATAAACAATGATGTGCTGATATTTACCATCGGCATATTCAGTCCAATGTCTGTAAAGCAACTTATCAGCAATATGAGCCTGAACAGGTCCGTTATCAAGTTTCTTCTGTAGTTCGACATTCTTCTTGCCGTCAGCTCCAGCCTCAGGGAACACATTAGCTGTGAAAGCTACATAACGATTATCAGGAGAAAGCACAGGAGCATTGATTCCGAGTTCATAATCTGTAAGTTTTTCGGCCTTACCAGTTGCGTCACTGCAATAAAGCTGAGGAGTCCCACTTATAGACGAAATAAAATAAACAAGCTTTCCGTCTTTGCTCCACATAGCATCACCACTCTTACCGTCTGTGGTAAGGTCTCGTGTTGAGAAATCCTTTAAATTCATCAATGCGATATTCTGATATGATTTGTGATTCTTCAAATCAGAACGGCTATGGACATAAGCAAGGGTGTTACCTTGAGGGGACACAGCCACTCCATACACACTCTGCACACGATAGAGGTCTGAGATCTTAAAAGCTCTTTTTTGTGCCTGTAGATTCATCAAAGACATCATTAAAAGTAAAACTAAACTGATTTTTTTCATTTGATTATTTTATTTATGTTCTCCAATATGCTTCTCCATCCAAATAATATCATACCAACGATCAAACTTCTTGCCGCACTTATGGAAATGTGCCGCAATAGTATAGCCCAATCGCTTATGAAATTTCAAGCTAGCATGTGTAAGATATTCATCTTCTTTAGATGTATAAGTAACACATGCATTCATATTTAATATACCCTGCTTGCGCAAAGCCTCGCATAAAGCATCGTGCAATATTCTACCAAGACCATTTCCACGATAACTTCTGTCTAAATATAACGAAGTTTCAACTGCCCACTGATAAGCAGCACGTTCCTTGAATGGTCCGGCATAAGCATAACCTATCAACTTACCATTTTCTTCAGCGACCAAATATGGATATCTACTCAAAGTTTTTATAATGCGATTACGAAATTCTTCGAGGGTTGGGACATCATATTCAAATG
Protein-coding sequences here:
- a CDS encoding S9 family peptidase, whose protein sequence is MKKISLVLLLMMSLMNLQAQKRAFKISDLYRVQSVYGVAVSPQGNTLAYVHSRSDLKNHKSYQNIALMNLKDFSTRDLTTDGKSGDAMWSKDGKLVYFISSISGTPQLYCSDATGKAEKLTDYELGINAPVLSPDNRYVAFTANVFPEAGADGKKNVELQKKLDNGPVQAHIADKLLYRHWTEYADGKYQHIIVYDLKDKTYTDVTPGEWVSPVFMPGGGVGFNFSPDSKEICFVSNRTQHQEANTNCNLWTVPVKGGEVKCLTAENEAWDGTPVYSPDGKYIAYRMQRIPGYESDRFLLALINRQTGEKTVLTESFDNWVDDFKWSPDSKNIFFLGEETGYEPLFKVNVKSHKINKVIGNRAIGDFDFDAKGNFYYTYSRTGKPNSLYTSVANGTKERQLTFLNKELEQEVDIRPSETMWVKGANGDDVEVFIVKPHGFEAGKKYPLIVNVHGGPQMQWMDSFRGDWQVYPGSGYVVAYPNPHGSTGRGQAFCRAISGDFGGAPYVDVMKVTDALAKLEYVDSTRMGAMGWSYGGYFMNWLQANKHPFKCLASMMGLYDLRSMWGATEELWFPNFDLKGQPWNSDQYKKFSPSEYVSNFKTPTLIITGEKDYRVPYTQSLQYFNTLQTLGIPSRLIVFKNDGHWPSNLYSMPVYYNAHLEWFHKYLGGAPAPWDTQKMVANQIEY
- a CDS encoding GNAT family N-acetyltransferase, which gives rise to MTIRLATVDDAEELLKIYGPYVKDTAITFEYDVPTLEEFRNRIIKTLSRYPYLVAEENGKLIGYAYAGPFKERAAYQWAVETSLYLDRSYRGNGLGRILHDALCEALRKQGILNMNACVTYTSKEDEYLTHASLKFHKRLGYTIAAHFHKCGKKFDRWYDIIWMEKHIGEHK